The genome window AACGCCATGCCGAAGCGATCGCGCAGCGGACCGGTGAGCAGGCCGGTGCGCGTGGTGGCGCCGATGAGCGTGAAGCGCGGCAGGTCGAGCCTCAAGCTGCGCGCCGCCGGCCCCTTGCCGATGACGATGTCGATCTGGAAGTCCTCCATCGCCGGGTAGAGGACCTCTTCGACCGCGCGGTTGAGACGGTGGATCTCGTCGACGAAGAGCACGTCGCGCTCCTCGAGGTTCGTGAGTATCGCCGCGAGGTCGCCCGCGCGCTCGATGGCCGGACCGCTCGTGGTGCGCACCTTCACGCCGAGCTCGTTGGCGATGACGCCCGCGAGCGTCGTCTTGCCGAGGCCCGGCGGCCCGGAGAGCAGGATGTGGTCGAGAGCCTCGTCGCGCTGACGCGCCGCCTCGATGAGCACACCGAGGTTCTCCTTGACGCGCGTCTGGCCGAGGTACTCGTTCAGCCGCTTCGGCCGCAGCGAGCGGTCGATCTCGAGGTCGTCCTCGGTGAGTTCCGCCGAGACCAGCCGCTCGACGGCGTCCGCCGCAT of Actinomycetota bacterium contains these proteins:
- the ruvB gene encoding Holliday junction branch migration DNA helicase RuvB, whose protein sequence is MSTVWEPGSEDAADAVERLVSAELTEDDLEIDRSLRPKRLNEYLGQTRVKENLGVLIEAARQRDEALDHILLSGPPGLGKTTLAGVIANELGVKVRTTSGPAIERAGDLAAILTNLEERDVLFVDEIHRLNRAVEEVLYPAMEDFQIDIVIGKGPAARSLRLDLPRFTLIGATTRTGLLTGPLRDRFGMAFRLDYYAPDELEAIVRRSAGILGVAVDDEGAAEIARRSRGTPRLANRLLKRVRDYAQVKHSGRISEDIAAEALAFFEVDHVGLDRMDVAILETLAVKFGGRPVGLNTLAAAVGEEPDTLEDVYEPYLLQLGFLMRTPKGREATPRAYEHLGLEEPAGGMAAKQDGLF